DNA sequence from the Methanolobus psychrophilus R15 genome:
CATCTGAATTATCTTCTTCTCCTCTCAGATTAATCGTTCTGTGGATGAATGATATATTGGGAGATCGTAAAGATAAATACAGAGCATAAATAGAGTAATTAGCCATAATTCAAAAAATTAGATAATTTTATATTTTAGAAGGGTGATGAATACTTGTGATTATTATGGTTGATGAGAAGGATTTTTCCGAGGATGAAGATGGTTTAGATAGTGATGATAATCTGAAAAGAAGAACACGAGATGTACCTACTTTAAAGCACAATCTACCAAATGGAAAATTAGAACCTAATCACATTAAAATTTTAGTTATGTCATATGCACTTCAGAAAAATGGTAAAAGTAACTTTAAATATGATGAATTTTCATCAAATGCTTTGGGATTCTCAAATAAATCAATTAGTTCTACTTTCAAGTTTTTTGTTGATATTGGGTTAATGGAAAAATTAAGAGATTCTCGCTATAAACTAACAGACAAAGGATTCTTAGTTGCTAAAAACTTGAAATTTGATCGATTCGAAGACGCAAAAAAAGATTTGAAAGATTTGATTTTGGAATCTTGGTTTTATAAAATAATTAATACGCACTTTTCTACAAATGACAGCGCATCTATAGAAGGACTGATGCATGATTTAGCATATGAATTGGACATAGATAGTTCAAAATATAAACGGAAATTGAAAGTTTTAGTTGATTATTTAGAATTTTTAGAAATACTAACAATCAATGATGGCATAGCTGTTTTAAACTACGACCATTCGGAGTCAATAAATACTGAAGTAACAGAAGACCCGGTTTCAGAATTACCTATTGACAATTTGGAATCAACTTTTTCAGAATTTACTAACCAATCTCCTAATAATGAACAAACTTTTACTGAAACAGTAAATAAACCAATAACAACAAACTTTAAAGTCACTAATCCAACTTCATTTACTAACATTACTGTAGACATTTCAATTAGCCTTGAAATAACTCCAGAGATGACGCCAGACGATATCAAAAGCAAATTGGATGCAATCATAACTTCATTTAAAGATAAGAATGAGTGACATACTAACATACCCCTGGAAAAAAGTAGAAATGGTTTTTTTTGATATTGCATCAAATAAAACCCTTTCATATAAACAATCTGAATTAGATGCTTCACTATCATTTCTAAAATCTATTTCTTTCATTGACCAAGACTGCAACATTACAGATATTGGTAGGGCATACTATAAAGAAAAATTTGTGTTGGCAGATGAAGAACAATCATTAGAGATTTTATCGCGTACTTTAAAAAAGACAAAAGCTGTTCAGATGATTTGTCAGGTCATGTGGGGAAAGACTAAGGTTACCAAAAGAAATATCCAAAATTTATTTCACGTTGAAGAAATTATTGCCCCATCAAATAATGTTGATTTAGGACCTTTCTTGTCTATATTAAATAAATGCAAGGTTATAAATTATGACAAGAAATCAGGATTTGTCAAAATACACTATAATCCTCAGATGGAAGACATTTCTTCAAAATCACTTTTCATTGCTCCTGATAAACCATTTACAAATATCATGCATCTTCGCAAAACATTAGCCGAATGTGAGGAGTATATTTGGTGGCTTGACAGGCACTTTGGTGCAAAAGGTTTTGAGCCATTGATAGAATCAGTTGATGCAAACAAAGTACAAGATATTAAAATATTGTGTGGCAATTCCCATATAGACGAAAAAATGAAAAGTGATTTTAAGCGATTTAAAGAAGAGATGAAAAGTCGTGGGATTAATACTGAATGTCGGGTTATCTTGGACAAGACTACTTTTCATGACATACATGATAGATGGATTATTTCCAAGAGCGCCATATACAATGTTCCTCCAATTAATTCTATTTATAAGGGCCAATATGCTGAAATTAAAACTACTGATAAAAAGCCTCCATTTGAAGAGTGGTGGAAAAAAGCAACCGAACTACTTTCGGGATGGAGTATTATTCAGAATTCAATAACCAACTCTCAATAGTGTTCTCTTGGCCGCTATCTCATCTAATCATCATAAGTATTCGTTTTCTCGATAAAGAGTCTAATATGAAAAACGATACTAAAGCAGATAAGCCTTTTACACTTAATGCTCATGTAAGAGAACGTTTGGAGATGTGGGGGAAACTTATTGCAACTACCTAATTTTGCTGTCGTTTAGCTGTCTCCTTTGTCGTTTGTCATGGAAGTCAGGAGACAACTCTAGGAGACAGAAGAGACAATTACTTGGAGACAACTCCAAGAGGCATAAACGACAGACTAGAAGACAGACAAAAATGATTGTAATTCAAGTTAATTCCTTGAGTTTTTGTAAGCTTTCATTAATCTTTGCCTGAGATTCTTCAATTATCTTTATCAATTCAGCCGGTTTTGGTATTTCCTTTTCAATGGTATTAGGATTGACTGCCTTGATATCATAGTCTTTTTTCTTGATGGTATTAATATCCATATACCAGCTTTTCTCACTGATCTTATCTTCTTCCTTGTCTGAATGAAGTCTCATTAGAAAATCATCAAACTTATCAAGTGTCAGAGGACTTTTCTTGAGTATTTTGATATCCGACATATCATAATACCAAATCTTCTCAGTGCTCTTGCCCTTCGTGAAGAACAAGAGATTTGTCTTAACTCCTGCTCCTGCATTTAAGAATACATTTTGTGAAAGGCTCAGAATACACCAGAGATTACATTCATCAAGGAGTTTTCTTTTTGTTTGTACAAAGGCGGTCTCATTAGTTCTGAACAATACACCTTCATCAATGACCATTGCACAGGTTCCATCATCAGCTAAATGATCAATGATGTGTTGTATGAACAGAATCTGAGTATTGCCTGTCTTGAAGGCAAAGTTAGCCTTTGCATCTTCTCCTTCTTTTCCTCCAAAAGGTGGATTGGTGAAAATATAATTGAATTTGTATGGTGCGCCTTCAAAAAGATCCATGTATGTAACTCTACCACTGAGAGTATTTTTTAGTCCAATATGTGGTTGGTCAATCCCATGTAACACAAGGTTTGCAAGGGCTATAGGGAAGGCTGTAAAGCTGCTATCCAGACCCCAGAAAGCATCATGCTTGAGATGGTTGTAATCTGAAGCCGTGAGTTTTAAGCCGGATATTTCAGGATTGGTTAAGTAAGTGTAATTTTCAGCCAGAAAACCACCTGTACCACAGCCGGGATCATAGAAGGTTGCATACTCACCATTGTGCTTGACATCAGGCTTAACAGCTCTTATCATTGCCCTGATAACTTCTCTTGGTGTAAAGAATTGTCCTCCATCATTGTTCTTTTCACCCATTTTGAGAAGCAGACCTTCATAGATTTGTGATAGAGGGAACTGGTGTGTAGCATCTATATTTTCAGATGTTAGGTGTTCAACTTTGTCCAGAACATCCAGTAAATTCTTTTCACTACCCAATCTTGTATGATTGAGATTCCTGAATATTTGGGAGATTATTTTCTGTCTCTTAGTAGCGTTTGGATTCTCTTCACGATCATCGAAAGCTTTCAGGTGAGGAATTAAATCTTCATTGACAAAATCAAGAAACGCATTCATTTGTCCTTCTTGAAGTTCTTTTCTCTTTTTCCCTTCAGGACTTCCCCAATCTCTCCACCTATAAGGATAGTCTAAAGAAGGTTCAAAGTTGTCACCAACTGCTTCACTTTGAAGCTGTTCCTCCTCCTCTTTCTCATCCAGAATCCTCAAAAACATCATCCAAGTAAGCTCAGGAATATATTCCATTGCACCTTTGGTGTTATCTCTACGCATTATATCGCAGATGGATTTTATATAAGCATTCATACTAGATTGATCGGAAACGGTTCTTCCGTTAGTAGTAACCATGATTTACACCTTTTCTGTAGTATCATATTTTCCGAATGCTTCATCTAGGATTGATTTAGGAAGTTGATTGATTGCATTAAGTTGTTTTTCAATTTCAGCTTTCAACAATTCAATTTGACTTATATTTTTATCTATTTTTGTGACAATTTCTCGTTGAATATCAAGAGGAGGAATGGGTATTATTACATTTGACAACACATCTTTCGATATTGATTTAAAAGTTGAGCCAGTACTTTTGTGTTCAAGTTCTTCTTTTAAGTGAATCAATAAATAATAAAGAAACTTATTGTCTCCACCTATAAAGTTTATTGAAGCTAAACCTCTGCCTATACAATATTCTTTATTGGCAATATTAACATCTCCTACGGGGGCCCTTACAGATATAAGAATACTGTCTTTTAGAGCTATTTTTTTAGGATCTGTCGTGTATTTGATATTAGATGGGAATAATTTACCAAATTCGGCTTTACCTTGCAAAAAAGGCATTCCTTCGCCATTTTCATTATAGGATGAACCTGGAGGAGACTGACCCATTATAATTTCAGCTACATCATTCAATTTCTTAAAATTCCAATTATCTGGCATTCTTTCTTTTTCCATTTTCTGAATCATCCGGTTTATTCATATGTCAATTACAAATTGAATCTAATATATCAAATAGCAATAAAATAGTTTCTAGTTAGTTATAATTATTCAAGCCGCCAATAAACGTGCCTTTATATCAGTCATC
Encoded proteins:
- a CDS encoding N-6 DNA methylase; this encodes MVTTNGRTVSDQSSMNAYIKSICDIMRRDNTKGAMEYIPELTWMMFLRILDEKEEEEQLQSEAVGDNFEPSLDYPYRWRDWGSPEGKKRKELQEGQMNAFLDFVNEDLIPHLKAFDDREENPNATKRQKIISQIFRNLNHTRLGSEKNLLDVLDKVEHLTSENIDATHQFPLSQIYEGLLLKMGEKNNDGGQFFTPREVIRAMIRAVKPDVKHNGEYATFYDPGCGTGGFLAENYTYLTNPEISGLKLTASDYNHLKHDAFWGLDSSFTAFPIALANLVLHGIDQPHIGLKNTLSGRVTYMDLFEGAPYKFNYIFTNPPFGGKEGEDAKANFAFKTGNTQILFIQHIIDHLADDGTCAMVIDEGVLFRTNETAFVQTKRKLLDECNLWCILSLSQNVFLNAGAGVKTNLLFFTKGKSTEKIWYYDMSDIKILKKSPLTLDKFDDFLMRLHSDKEEDKISEKSWYMDINTIKKKDYDIKAVNPNTIEKEIPKPAELIKIIEESQAKINESLQKLKELT
- the hsdS gene encoding restriction endonuclease S subunit, whose protein sequence is MEKERMPDNWNFKKLNDVAEIIMGQSPPGSSYNENGEGMPFLQGKAEFGKLFPSNIKYTTDPKKIALKDSILISVRAPVGDVNIANKEYCIGRGLASINFIGGDNKFLYYLLIHLKEELEHKSTGSTFKSISKDVLSNVIIPIPPLDIQREIVTKIDKNISQIELLKAEIEKQLNAINQLPKSILDEAFGKYDTTEKV